From the genome of Cinclus cinclus chromosome 12, bCinCin1.1, whole genome shotgun sequence, one region includes:
- the LOC134048680 gene encoding histone H1-like: MTGGGVWLESQFLARTQAGSSSGFTGSWMTASTMLEAVPVPTPTVSVPSTKDTAKKREAASSSKAHKPTGPRVTELMTKAVSASKEHKGLSFTTLKKALTAGGYDVEKNSRCIKLDIKSLVSKGSPVQTEGTGTSSSFKLNKKLGETKEKAPKKKLAAKPKKPAAKKPKKAAAVKKSPKKVKKLAAAATKKVAKSPKKAKKSGSLKKTAKSLAKAKAVKPKAGKPKAAILKAAKAKMAMPRKMTERNESLLI; this comes from the coding sequence ATGACAGGAGGAGGAGTTTGGCTGGAGAGCCAATTCCTGGCGAGAACCCAAGCAGGCAGCTCTAGTGGTTTCACTGGCTCATGGATGACGGCCAGCACAATGCTGGAGGCCGTGCCTGTTCCCACTCCCACTGTCTCTGTTCCCAGCACCAAGGACACTGCCAAGAAGCGGGAGGCGGCGAGCAGCTCCAAAGCCCACAAACCCACGGGGCCCCGAGTCACCGAGCTAATGACCAAGGCTGTGTCTGCCTCCAAGGAGCACAAGGGGCTCTCCTTCACCACACTCAAGAAGGCACTGACCGCGGGTGGCTACGATGTGGAGAAGAACAGCAGATGCATCAAGCTGGACATCAAGAGTCTGGTCAGCAAGGGCAGCCCGGTGCAGACCGAGGGCACCGGCACCTCCAGCTCTTTCAAGCTGAACAAGAAGCTGGGTGAGACAAAAGAAAAGGCACCAAAGAAAAAGCTGGCTGCCAAGCCCAAGAAGCCGGCAGCCAAGAAGCCCAAGAAAGCAGCGGCAGTGAAGAAGAGCCCCAAGAAGGTGAAGAAGCTGGCGGCCGCAGCAACCAAGAAAGTGGCCAAGAGTCCCAAGAAAGCCAAAAAGTCTGGCAGCCTCAAAAAGACAGCCAAGAGCCTGGCTAAGGCAAAAGCAGTGAAGCCCAAAGCAGGAAAGCCTAAGGCAGCCATACTGAAAGCGGCCAAGGCAAAGATGGCCATGCCAAGAAAGATGACTGAGAGAAATGAGAGCCTACTCATTTAA